A genomic region of Haliaeetus albicilla chromosome 8, bHalAlb1.1, whole genome shotgun sequence contains the following coding sequences:
- the C8H1orf210 gene encoding type III endosome membrane protein TEMP, with product MAPSCLLRVCSLLCAWSVVTGHPCSLNHQGWADCKGKSLLHAPTSLPRNITGLDLSFNYLVVPRHGTLLMHFPSLRSLNLSSNALLALSPAVFSNLGTLRLLDLSSCSIAYLHTDAFKGLENLHTLLLRNNSLQELEVPSFLMLKALFHLDLRHNALVSVDTLSLQLMDAVPQVRLEGNPWVCDCTVHPLQQWLQRRQAVQVTCASPPGLRGREVTALDSQDLGCWMKQRFPRGVSTAQQITVTHSNTTTPPAGKGGRSWPYLVGFLVAAIGISILIALAAKCKLFHKNFASYRHRPLPETSSVRGSPMEDGSGWDRGSSGRGAFESHPMPGAADLQAEDDDGFIEDNYIQPSEQLPEEEERESHLSI from the exons GGATGGGCCGACTGCAAAGGGAAGAGCCTCCTGCATGCTCCAACTTCCCTTCCAAGGAACATCACTGGTTTGGATCTCTCCTTCAACTACTTGGTTGTGCCCCGTCACGGGACTCTCTTGAtgcatttcccttctctgcGCTCCCTCAACCTCTCTAGCAATGCCCTGCTGGCACTGAGCCCAGCAGTCTTCTCCAACCTTGGGACACTGCGTCTGCTGGAcctgagcagctgcagcatcGCCTACCTCCACACGGATGCTTTCAAGGGCTTGGAAAACTTGCACACGCTGCTCCTAAGAAACAACAGTCTGCAAGAGCTTGAGGTCCCTTCCTTCCTGATGCTGAAGGCTCTTTTCCACCTGGACCTGCGGCACAACGCACTGGTCTCTGTGGACACCTTGAGCCTGCAGCTGATGGATGCAGTCCCGCAGGTCCGGCTGGAAGGGAACCCCTGGGTCTGTGACTGCACCGTGCACCCTCTGCAGCAGTGGCTACAGCGCAGGCAAG CTGTGCAGGTGACTTGTGCAtcgcccccggggctgcggggccgggaGGTCACAGCTCTGGATTCCCAGGACCTGGGCTGCTGGATGAAGCAGCGGTTTCCTCGGGGGGTCAGCACGGCGCAGCAGATCACAGTGACCCACAGCAATA CCACCACACCGCCCGCCgggaaggggggaaggagcTGGCCGTACCTGGTGGGCTTCCTGGTGGCAGCAATTGGCATCTCCATCCTGATCGCGCTGGCTGCCAAGTGCAAGCTCTTCCACAAGAACTTTGCTAGCTACCGCCACCGGCCACTGCCTGAAACCAGCTCAGTCAGAGGCAGCCCCATGGAGGATGGCAGCGGCTGGGACAGGGGCTCCTCAGGCCGGGGGGCCTTTGAGAGCCACCCTATGCCTGGTGCTGCCGACCTGCAAGCTGAGGATGATGATGGCTTCATCGAGGACAACTACATCCAGCCAAGTGAGCAGCTGCCAGAGGAAGAGGAGCGGGAATCACACCTCTCCATCTGA
- the TMEM125 gene encoding transmembrane protein 125, whose product MPELAELSSPRTPADADHIQRNILEEHVELWWFQDPKKSILCYGMAVVLILACGIGGIILLYSTSSRSGEWRLAVGTTLCLLALLVLLKQLLSSAIQDMNCIRSRDQIELLKSGGFSDCLVLLLSALVLVVCGVVLTILSTTTMQLSPARPLASMFTSGVVLLTAGSAILLCLLLYLLCTSCCQAAPRSLETGDIRVFTISGRLAANRRLPPTSSMANLI is encoded by the coding sequence ATGccagagctggcagagctgagcagcCCCCGCACCCCTGCGGACGCGGACCACATCCAGAGGAACATCTTGGAAGAGCATGTGGAGCTCTGGTGGTTCCAGGACCCCAAGAAGTCCATCTTGTGCTACGGGATGGCTGTGGTGCTGATCCTGGCCTGTGGGATTGGGGGCATCATCCTGCTATACAGTACTAGCAGCCGGTCTGGGGAGTGGCGGCTGGCCGTGGGCACCACGCTCTGCCTCCTGGCCCTGCTTGTGCTGctgaagcagctgctgagctctgcaaTCCAGGACATGAACTGCATCCGCAGCCGGGACCAGATCGAGCTCCTGAAGAGCGGGGGCTTCTCGGACTGCCTGGTACTGCTGCTCAGCGCCCTGGTGCTGGTGGTCTGCGGGGTCGTGCTCACCATCCTCTCCACCACGACCAtgcagctcagccctgcacGGCCGCTGGCCAGCATGTTCACCAGCGGGGTTGTCCTCCTGACTGCCGGCAGTGCcatcctcctctgcctgctgctctaCCTGCTCTGCACCTCCTGCTGCCAGGCGGCTCCTCGGAGCCTGGAGACGGGCGACATCCGTGTCTTCACCATCTCCGGCCGCCTCGCTGCAAACAGGCGGCTTCCTcccacctccagcatggccaaCCTGATCTGA